The sequence GTCGGGGCGTGGCTCAGCTTGGTAGAGCGCTACCTTGGGGTGGTAGAGGTCGCACGTTCAAATCGTGTCGCTCCGACCAGTAATATCAAGGCTTTCAGCCTTTTGGAAATATGACAAAAACATTAAACTACTGCAACTGTTTTTAATTAGCTTTTTAACTGGATTCCTCCCTTTTGGGGGGGATTTTTTTTATCTTCTCAAGTAACCATTCATATTTATTGCAACTGTGACTTTTACCTCTGGCATGACGTGTGCGTAAGTTTTTATCGGTAGCAACTATATCTAATCTATTTTATTGCAGAATTGCATTTTATAATGTTTTGAATCGAGGAAGTGAAGGAAGAGATCAGGCCGGGAGGATTTGAAATTTCTAGTATTTTACATGCATAATATAATTCGCAGCAAATGAAGTGCCCGAAATTAATGTGGCAACAGATTCATCTATACCTACTGAACTAGTGTAGATTGTTAGAGGTTTTTACGTTGTTTTAACAAGTTTCCAAATTTAATCGAGGAGGCTAGTGTGCCATATATAAGTTTAGTAACCCCTCTATTTCTATCATAATGAATTTCGTGTTAGAATGAAGTAACTTATTGAAATAAAAAGACTTAGAGGGTACTTATTAACGGAAAACGGATTGGACAAGCTTTTTGAGTAATTTGTTCTTTAACTGGAAAAAGTCCCTGAATTCATACAAGGGACTTTTTCTAGTTATGAACTTCTAAGCTGAACAAATCAATTAATGATTTGAGGGAGTGTGTTTAACATATGTTTATGGTTCTAGCTTATTTAACAGCTAATGTTTTAGCAAATTTATCGGTTGCTTATTTTGGCCCTGTCTCTACCCCCATAAATGCCTTTTTATTAATCGCCTTTGATCTCGTTTCTAGGGACGCATTGCACGAGCGGTGGAATCATAAGAATCTTTGGTTAAAGATGGCACTTTTGATATCTACTGGTGCAGTAATCTCTTTTTTATTAAATCAAGGAGCCGGCCGAATTGCTATTGCATCTTTGATTGCTTTCCTATTAACAGGCTTTACCGATACAGTAGTTTATCAACTATTAAAGAATCACTCACGTTTCTTAAAAGTCAATGGTTCTAATATTATATCATCTGCTGTAGATTCAATTGCCTTTCCGACTATTGCCTTTGGCAGTTTCATACCTTGGATAGTATTAGGCCAATTTGTAGCAAAGGTATTCGGCGGGTATTTATGGTCTCTAGTCCTATTCAAAGGGGAGAAAGGATCTAGAATCAAATCTATCTTGAATTAAAA comes from Desulfosporosinus meridiei DSM 13257 and encodes:
- a CDS encoding VUT family protein, encoding MFMVLAYLTANVLANLSVAYFGPVSTPINAFLLIAFDLVSRDALHERWNHKNLWLKMALLISTGAVISFLLNQGAGRIAIASLIAFLLTGFTDTVVYQLLKNHSRFLKVNGSNIISSAVDSIAFPTIAFGSFIPWIVLGQFVAKVFGGYLWSLVLFKGEKGSRIKSILN